In Miscanthus floridulus cultivar M001 chromosome 5, ASM1932011v1, whole genome shotgun sequence, one genomic interval encodes:
- the LOC136452832 gene encoding RNA polymerase II transcriptional coactivator KELP-like, giving the protein MDEATKKKVEAAVLEILRGSDMESVTEYKVRKAAADRLGIDLSIPDRKLFVRGVVEEYLRSLSSQEEEEAEEGGAGRESKDKEQEEEEEEEDEEEEGKGGGKREYDDQGDLILCRLSSKRRVTLSEFKGRSLVSIREFYVKDGKEMPSAKGISLTMEQWEAFCNAVPAIEDAIKKLEDSD; this is encoded by the exons ATGGACGAGGCAACCAAGAAGAAGGTGGAGGCTGCGGTGCTGGAGATCCTCCGGGGCTCCGATATGGAGTCCGTAACGGAGTATAAGGTCCGCAAAGCcgccgccgaccggctcggcatcGACCTCTCCATCCCCGACCGCAAGCTCTTCGTCCGCGGCGTCGTTGAGGAATATCTACGCTCACTCtcctcccaggaggaggaggaggcggaggagggcgGCGCTGGCAGGGAGAGCAAGGACAaggaacaggaggaggaggaagaggaggaagatgaggaggaggagggtaaGGGCGGCGGGAAGAGAGAGTACGACGACCAAGGAGACCTTATCCTGTGCCGC CTGTCGAGCAAGAGGAGGGTGACTCTGTCGGAGTTCAAGGGCAGGTCGCTGGTGTCCATCCGCGAGTTCTACGTGAAGGACGGCAAGGAGATGCCCTCCGCCAAAG GTATTAGTCTGACGATGGAGCAGTGGGAAGCATTTTGCAATGCTGTACCTGCAATAGAGGATGCCATCAAAAAGCTTGAAGATTCAGACTGA